The following are encoded together in the Streptomyces flavofungini genome:
- the trpA gene encoding tryptophan synthase subunit alpha: MSGNIQLLNDTLAAAKAEGRSALIAYLPAGFPTVDGGIEAVKAAFDGGADVVEVGLPHSDPVLDGPVIQTADDIALRGGVKIADVFRTVREAHAATGKPVLVMTYWNPIDRYGVERFTAELAQAGGAGCILPDLPVQESALWREHAAEHDLATVFVVAPSSKDARLATITAAGSGFVYAASLMGVTGTRVSVGAQAQDLVERTRATTDLPVCVGLGVSNAAQAAEVAGFADGVIVGSAFVQRMLDADDAAAGITAVRELAGELAKGVREHA; this comes from the coding sequence GTGAGCGGGAACATCCAGCTGTTGAACGACACCCTCGCCGCCGCCAAGGCCGAGGGCAGGTCGGCCCTGATCGCCTACCTCCCGGCGGGCTTCCCCACCGTGGACGGCGGCATCGAGGCCGTCAAGGCGGCCTTCGACGGCGGCGCCGACGTCGTCGAGGTCGGCCTGCCGCACAGCGACCCCGTCCTGGACGGGCCGGTCATCCAGACCGCCGACGACATCGCCCTGCGCGGCGGCGTGAAGATCGCCGACGTGTTCCGCACGGTGCGCGAGGCGCATGCGGCCACGGGCAAGCCGGTGCTCGTCATGACGTACTGGAACCCCATCGACCGCTACGGCGTGGAGCGCTTCACCGCCGAGCTCGCGCAGGCGGGCGGCGCGGGCTGCATCCTGCCCGACCTGCCGGTCCAGGAGTCGGCGCTGTGGCGCGAGCACGCGGCCGAGCACGACCTCGCGACCGTGTTCGTGGTGGCCCCGAGCAGCAAGGACGCCCGGCTCGCGACGATCACGGCGGCCGGTTCGGGCTTCGTGTACGCGGCCTCCCTGATGGGCGTCACCGGCACCCGCGTGTCCGTGGGCGCCCAGGCGCAGGACCTGGTGGAGCGCACCCGCGCCACCACCGACCTGCCGGTCTGCGTCGGCCTCGGCGTCTCGAACGCCGCGCAGGCCGCCGAGGTCGCGGGCTTCGCCGACGGCGTCATCGTCGGCTCGGCGTTCGTCCAGCGGATGCTGGACGCCGACGACGCGGCGGCCGGCATCACCGCGGTCCGTGAACTCGCCGGTGAACTGGCGAAGGGCGTACGCGAACACGCGTAA
- a CDS encoding DsbA family protein: MSEKNREGKQSARERLAAERERQKARDKRRRTLLVSAAVVGVLGLAAVVGVLAAGAGDDKKDKDTAGPVVVPKGASGEDKLSIPLGKDSAKSTLTVWEDFRCPACKQFEDMYRSTINDLAARGMLKVNYHLATLIDGNMGGSGSLHAANAAACAQDQGKFAPYHDELFKNQPPEPDDAFADNAKLIELAGKVDGLVTAPFKKCVNDGTHNSWVGKSHEAFQKAKLRGTPTVLLDGKDIFGDQQNPLTPQKLKAMVEKANQ; encoded by the coding sequence GTGAGCGAGAAGAACCGAGAAGGTAAGCAATCGGCCCGTGAACGCCTCGCGGCGGAGCGGGAGCGACAGAAGGCGCGCGACAAGCGGCGCCGCACGCTCCTGGTCAGCGCCGCCGTCGTCGGCGTGCTCGGCCTGGCCGCGGTCGTCGGCGTCCTCGCGGCGGGCGCGGGCGACGACAAGAAGGACAAGGACACCGCGGGTCCCGTCGTCGTGCCCAAGGGCGCGAGCGGCGAGGACAAGCTGTCCATCCCGCTCGGCAAGGACAGCGCGAAGTCCACGCTCACGGTCTGGGAGGACTTCCGCTGCCCGGCCTGCAAGCAGTTCGAGGACATGTACCGCTCGACGATCAACGACCTCGCGGCCCGCGGCATGCTGAAGGTGAACTACCACCTCGCGACCCTCATCGACGGCAACATGGGTGGCAGTGGCTCCCTGCACGCCGCCAACGCCGCCGCCTGCGCCCAGGACCAGGGCAAGTTCGCTCCGTACCACGACGAGCTCTTCAAGAACCAGCCGCCGGAGCCCGACGACGCCTTCGCCGACAACGCCAAGCTGATCGAGCTGGCGGGCAAGGTCGACGGCCTTGTCACCGCCCCGTTCAAGAAGTGCGTGAACGACGGCACCCACAACAGCTGGGTCGGCAAGTCCCACGAGGCCTTCCAGAAGGCCAAGCTCCGCGGCACGCCCACGGTCCTGCTCGACGGCAAGGACATCTTCGGCGACCAGCAGAACCCGCTCACCCCCCAGAAGCTGAAGGCCATGGTGGAGAAGGCGAACCAGTAG
- the lgt gene encoding prolipoprotein diacylglyceryl transferase, producing MEFAYIPSPSRGVVDLGPIPLRGYAFCIIIGVFVAVWLGNKRWIARGGRPGTVADISVWAVPFGLVGGRLYHVITDYQLYFSDGRDWVDAFKIWEGGLGIWGAVAFGAVGAWIGCRRRGIPLPAWADALAPGIAVAQAIGRWGNWFNQELYGKKTDLPWALKITSAEDGRVPGTYHPTFLYESLWCVGVAILVIWADRRFKLGHGRAFALYVASYCVGRFWIEYMRVDDAHEVLGLRLNNWTALLVFVLAVVYFVVSARTRPGREEIVEPGAAEDRQLSDTGDAEEDATEAGDGAGGDTKAPSLTKPEKPTDAAADKG from the coding sequence ATGGAATTTGCCTATATCCCCAGCCCCTCGCGCGGAGTGGTCGATCTCGGCCCGATTCCGCTGCGCGGCTACGCGTTCTGCATCATCATCGGCGTCTTCGTTGCCGTGTGGCTCGGCAACAAGCGGTGGATCGCCCGCGGCGGCCGGCCGGGCACCGTGGCCGACATCTCCGTGTGGGCGGTGCCCTTCGGACTCGTCGGCGGCCGCCTCTACCACGTGATCACGGACTACCAGCTGTACTTCAGCGACGGCCGTGACTGGGTGGACGCCTTCAAGATCTGGGAGGGCGGGCTCGGCATCTGGGGCGCCGTCGCCTTCGGCGCCGTCGGCGCCTGGATCGGCTGTCGCCGCCGGGGCATCCCGCTGCCCGCGTGGGCCGACGCGCTGGCGCCCGGCATCGCCGTCGCCCAGGCCATCGGCCGCTGGGGGAACTGGTTCAACCAGGAGCTGTACGGCAAGAAGACCGACCTGCCGTGGGCCCTGAAGATCACCTCCGCGGAGGACGGCCGGGTCCCCGGCACCTACCACCCGACGTTCCTGTACGAGTCGCTGTGGTGCGTCGGCGTCGCGATCCTGGTCATCTGGGCCGACCGCCGTTTCAAGCTCGGCCACGGCCGCGCCTTCGCGCTGTACGTCGCGTCGTACTGCGTGGGCCGCTTCTGGATCGAGTACATGCGCGTCGACGACGCGCACGAGGTCCTCGGCCTGCGCCTGAACAACTGGACGGCGCTGCTCGTCTTCGTCCTGGCCGTCGTCTACTTCGTGGTGTCGGCGCGGACGCGGCCCGGCCGCGAGGAGATCGTCGAACCCGGCGCGGCGGAGGACAGGCAGCTGTCGGACACCGGTGACGCCGAGGAGGACGCCACCGAGGCCGGTGACGGCGCCGGTGGCGACACCAAGGCCCCGTCCCTGACCAAGCCGGAGAAGCCCACGGACGCGGCGGCCGACAAGGGCTGA
- a CDS encoding HpcH/HpaI aldolase/citrate lyase family protein has product MRPIPLTWLYVPGDRPDVVAKALVAGADVVVVDLEDAVAPARKEYARAATAELLAEPPPPPGAAGPARPSVQVRVNALGTPLSDADLKAIAPLPGLAGLRLPKVTSPAEVIRAAERAAPHDGGAPALHALLESALGIERAHAIATAHPALRGVSIGEADLRADLGVREDAGLDWARSRVIVAARAAALPAPPQSVHPDIRDTDGLAASCAHGRTLGFLGRAAIHPRQLPVIERAYLPTAREIEQAEAVLKAAASEEGALALPDGRFVDRAVVEQARRTLALAGTGP; this is encoded by the coding sequence ATGAGACCGATCCCGCTGACCTGGCTGTACGTCCCCGGGGACCGGCCCGACGTGGTGGCGAAGGCGCTCGTGGCGGGCGCGGACGTGGTGGTGGTCGACCTGGAGGACGCGGTGGCGCCGGCCCGCAAGGAGTACGCGCGGGCGGCCACCGCGGAACTCCTCGCCGAGCCGCCGCCACCGCCCGGCGCCGCGGGCCCCGCGCGCCCTTCGGTCCAGGTGCGCGTGAACGCGCTCGGCACCCCGCTGTCCGACGCGGACCTGAAGGCGATCGCCCCGCTGCCCGGCCTCGCCGGACTGCGGCTGCCCAAGGTCACCTCACCGGCCGAGGTGATCCGCGCGGCGGAGCGGGCGGCGCCGCACGACGGCGGGGCGCCCGCCCTGCACGCCCTCCTGGAGTCCGCCCTCGGCATCGAGCGGGCCCACGCCATCGCCACCGCGCACCCGGCCCTGCGCGGGGTGTCCATCGGGGAGGCCGACCTCCGCGCCGACCTGGGCGTACGCGAGGACGCGGGGCTCGACTGGGCGCGCTCGCGGGTGATCGTGGCCGCGCGGGCGGCGGCGCTCCCGGCGCCGCCGCAGTCGGTGCACCCCGACATCCGCGACACGGACGGCCTCGCGGCCTCCTGCGCGCACGGCCGCACGCTGGGCTTCCTGGGCCGCGCGGCGATCCACCCGCGCCAGCTCCCCGTGATCGAGCGTGCCTATCTGCCCACCGCGCGGGAGATCGAGCAGGCCGAGGCGGTGCTCAAGGCGGCGGCGTCCGAGGAGGGCGCGCTGGCCCTCCCGGACGGCCGCTTCGTGGACCGGGCGGTGGTGGAGCAGGCCCGCAGGACGCTGGCCCTGGCCGGGACCGGGCCGTAG
- a CDS encoding CaiB/BaiF CoA transferase family protein — MTTATPPTAPPPSPPPLTGLRVLDLATLFAGPLAATLLGDFGADVVKVEHPTRPDPSRGHGPSKDGVGLWWKLLGRNKRTMTLDLSTPGGRATLLRLAAEADVVVENFRPGTLEKWDLGWPELSAVNPRLVLARVTGFGQFGPYARRPGFGTLAEAMCGFAAATGEPDGPPTLPPFGLADSIAGLATAYAVMTALAARESTGRGQVVDMAIIEPILTVLGPQPLWYDQLGHVQPRTGNRSANNAPRNTYRTADGKWVAVSTSAQSIAERVLCLVGRPDLAAEPWFGSGTGRAAHADVLDEAVGAWIGDRTRAEVIEAFEKAEAAVAPIQDVRDVMTDPQYAALGTITTVRDDPELGDLRMQNVLFRLSETPGAIRWAGRSHGADTDAVLTDLGLTGDEITSLREAGAV, encoded by the coding sequence ATGACCACCGCGACGCCCCCGACTGCGCCCCCGCCCTCACCACCACCCCTGACGGGACTGCGCGTCCTCGACCTGGCCACCCTCTTCGCCGGTCCCCTCGCCGCCACCCTCCTCGGCGACTTCGGCGCGGACGTCGTCAAGGTCGAGCACCCCACACGGCCCGACCCGTCCCGGGGGCACGGCCCCTCGAAGGACGGCGTCGGCCTGTGGTGGAAGCTGCTCGGCCGCAACAAGCGCACGATGACCCTCGACCTCTCCACCCCGGGCGGCCGCGCCACGCTGCTCCGCCTGGCCGCCGAGGCGGACGTGGTCGTCGAGAACTTCCGCCCCGGCACCCTGGAGAAGTGGGACCTCGGCTGGCCGGAGCTGAGCGCCGTGAACCCGCGCCTCGTCCTGGCCCGCGTCACCGGCTTCGGCCAGTTCGGGCCGTACGCGCGCCGCCCCGGATTCGGCACTCTCGCGGAGGCGATGTGCGGGTTCGCCGCGGCCACCGGGGAGCCGGACGGGCCGCCGACGCTGCCGCCGTTCGGCCTCGCGGACTCCATCGCGGGCCTGGCGACGGCGTACGCGGTCATGACCGCGCTCGCGGCGCGCGAGAGCACGGGCCGCGGCCAGGTCGTCGACATGGCGATCATCGAGCCGATCCTCACGGTGCTCGGCCCGCAGCCCCTCTGGTACGACCAGCTCGGCCACGTACAGCCGCGCACCGGCAACCGCTCCGCGAACAACGCGCCCCGCAACACCTACCGCACGGCGGACGGCAAGTGGGTCGCCGTCTCCACCTCCGCCCAGTCGATCGCCGAGCGCGTGCTGTGCCTGGTGGGCCGCCCCGACCTGGCCGCCGAGCCGTGGTTCGGCTCCGGCACGGGGCGCGCCGCCCACGCGGACGTCCTGGACGAGGCGGTCGGGGCGTGGATCGGTGACCGCACCCGCGCCGAGGTGATCGAGGCGTTCGAGAAGGCGGAGGCCGCGGTGGCCCCGATCCAGGACGTGCGCGACGTCATGACCGATCCCCAGTACGCGGCCCTCGGCACCATCACCACCGTCCGCGACGACCCGGAGCTGGGTGACCTGCGCATGCAGAACGTGCTGTTCCGCCTCAGCGAGACCCCCGGCGCCATCCGCTGGGCGGGCCGCTCGCACGGCGCCGACACCGACGCGGTCCTCACCGATCTCGGCCTCACCGGCGACGAGATCACCTCGCTGCGCGAGGCGGGCGCCGTATGA
- the rbsK gene encoding ribokinase, translating into MTRPHIAVLGSTNMDLVAYVARAPQRGETVTGREFRTVPGGKGANQAVAAARAGATVAMIGAVGNDVFGSRLRSALDHSGVDTDLLRTVEGPSGTAHIVVDDDGGNAIVVIPGANATLTTLSAGDRAEIASAAALLLQLEVPLEGVLAAARAAREHGVRTILTPAPAQPLPPELLAVTDLLLPNEHEAAALTGITDPAAAAQALLSQVPEVVVTLGAAGSLYAARGAEPVTVPARRVAAVDTTGAGDTFAGALAVALCEGSSLPEALSWASTAAALSVQRPGAATSMPYRAEIDTEAGATT; encoded by the coding sequence ATGACCCGTCCCCACATCGCCGTCCTCGGCAGCACCAACATGGACCTCGTCGCGTACGTGGCCAGGGCCCCGCAGCGCGGGGAGACCGTCACCGGCCGCGAGTTCCGCACCGTCCCCGGCGGCAAGGGCGCCAACCAGGCCGTCGCCGCGGCCCGAGCGGGCGCCACCGTCGCGATGATCGGCGCGGTCGGCAACGACGTCTTCGGCTCCCGACTGCGGTCCGCCCTCGACCACTCGGGCGTGGACACCGACCTGCTGCGCACCGTCGAGGGCCCGAGCGGCACGGCGCACATCGTCGTGGACGACGACGGCGGCAACGCGATCGTCGTCATCCCCGGCGCGAACGCCACGCTCACCACGCTCTCCGCGGGCGACAGGGCCGAGATCGCCTCCGCCGCCGCGCTCCTGCTCCAGCTGGAGGTCCCGCTGGAGGGCGTCCTCGCCGCCGCGCGGGCCGCCCGCGAACACGGCGTGCGCACCATCCTCACCCCGGCCCCGGCCCAGCCCCTGCCGCCCGAACTCCTCGCCGTCACCGACCTGTTGCTCCCCAACGAGCACGAGGCCGCCGCCCTCACCGGCATCACCGACCCGGCCGCGGCGGCCCAGGCGCTCCTCTCCCAGGTCCCGGAGGTCGTGGTGACGCTCGGCGCGGCGGGCAGCCTGTACGCGGCCCGGGGCGCCGAGCCCGTCACGGTGCCCGCGCGGCGGGTCGCGGCGGTGGACACGACGGGCGCGGGAGACACCTTCGCGGGCGCGCTCGCGGTGGCGCTCTGCGAGGGCAGCTCCCTTCCGGAGGCGCTGAGTTGGGCGTCGACGGCGGCCGCGCTCTCCGTGCAGAGGCCGGGCGCGGCGACCTCCATGCCGTACCGCGCGGAGATCGACACCGAGGCGGGAGCGACGACATGA
- a CDS encoding ADP-ribosylglycohydrolase family protein — protein MMRLTWLQPEDLLPHEFRQAEEEGRDVTEAVTRWLAAGGCAAPPRSGASPTRASPQLRALAEDLLTELGQDLEDETAPAHPQPVRRLRTRREAPTSGGPGAAAPGSGRGGPGEPPAGHQPRVHAAWLGRAAGCLLGKPVEKLPLEGIRALAKATGNWPLTTWFTARDVPRELLTTYPWNRRSAPTSLAENIDGMPEDDDLNYPLLNLLLLQRHGKAFTTHDVAALWLEELPAARTFTAERVAYRNLLNGVPPPRTARHHNPFREWIGALIRADVHGWTNPGDPDAAAEQAYRDACLTHTGNGVYGAMFAAATVATAASGTADVHASLAAGLDAVPPDSRLAGAVRRGIRLAGEHRDFDAVVDRLHAEFGGYHWVHVVPNAALLAAALTHADGDFTASITRVVSGGWDTDSNGATAGSVAGLLAGRPDALPERWTAPLRNRLATSVGGFHGTGFDTLAALTARLTTAPAPPTADPTPQEAPRP, from the coding sequence ATGATGCGCCTGACCTGGCTCCAGCCCGAGGACCTCCTCCCGCACGAGTTCCGCCAGGCGGAGGAGGAGGGCCGGGACGTCACCGAGGCAGTCACCCGCTGGCTGGCAGCGGGCGGCTGCGCCGCCCCACCCCGGTCGGGCGCGTCCCCGACCCGGGCCTCGCCACAGCTACGGGCCCTTGCGGAAGATCTATTGACCGAACTCGGACAGGACCTGGAAGACGAGACCGCACCGGCACATCCCCAGCCCGTCCGGCGCTTGAGGACGAGGCGCGAAGCGCCGACAAGCGGGGGCCCGGGGGCGGCAGCCCCCGGTTCGGGAAGGGGCGGGCCCGGGGAGCCCCCGGCAGGGCACCAGCCCCGCGTCCACGCCGCCTGGCTGGGCAGAGCCGCAGGCTGCCTCCTCGGCAAGCCGGTCGAGAAGCTCCCCCTGGAAGGCATCCGCGCCCTCGCGAAAGCCACCGGCAACTGGCCCCTGACCACCTGGTTCACGGCAAGAGACGTCCCACGGGAACTCCTCACCACGTACCCCTGGAACAGACGCTCCGCCCCGACCTCCCTCGCCGAGAACATCGACGGCATGCCGGAGGACGACGACCTCAACTACCCCCTCCTGAACCTGCTGCTTCTCCAGCGCCACGGCAAGGCGTTCACGACGCACGACGTGGCCGCGCTGTGGCTGGAGGAACTGCCGGCCGCGAGGACGTTCACGGCGGAACGCGTGGCGTACCGCAACCTCCTGAACGGCGTACCGCCGCCGCGAACGGCCCGCCACCACAACCCGTTCCGCGAGTGGATCGGCGCCCTGATCAGGGCGGACGTGCACGGCTGGACGAACCCGGGCGACCCGGACGCGGCGGCCGAGCAGGCGTACCGGGACGCGTGCCTGACGCACACGGGGAACGGCGTGTACGGGGCGATGTTCGCGGCGGCGACGGTCGCGACGGCGGCGTCCGGCACGGCCGACGTGCACGCGAGCCTGGCGGCGGGCCTCGACGCGGTCCCGCCGGACTCGCGCCTCGCCGGGGCGGTCCGCCGCGGCATCCGGCTCGCCGGGGAGCACCGGGACTTCGACGCGGTGGTGGACCGGCTGCACGCGGAGTTCGGCGGCTACCACTGGGTCCACGTCGTCCCGAACGCGGCGCTGCTCGCGGCCGCCCTCACGCACGCCGACGGCGACTTCACCGCCTCCATCACGCGCGTGGTGTCGGGCGGCTGGGACACGGACTCCAACGGGGCGACGGCGGGCTCGGTCGCGGGTCTGCTGGCCGGCCGCCCGGACGCGCTCCCCGAACGCTGGACGGCGCCGCTCAGGAACCGGCTCGCGACCTCGGTGGGCGGCTTCCACGGCACCGGCTTCGACACCCTCGCGGCGCTCACGGCCCGCCTGACCACCGCACCCGCGCCGCCTACCGCCGACCCCACCCCCCAGGAGGCACCCCGCCCATGA
- a CDS encoding ADP-ribosylglycohydrolase family protein, giving the protein MPPLDPTPGSSRASRPTLTLTDRVTGALVGAAVGDALGGPVEGYSPDQITERHGGRVRGVVGPWHGDDWRTARPVAPYHKGDGHITDDTLLTHALIRVYATVRDHLDAYAIADHLVPDLITTPRWIPELEADALPLHRLFLAEKWLVARLHYGHVDPREAGAGNIVNCGAAMYMAPVGLVNAANPAGAYAEALDVAGAHQSSYGREAAGVFAAAVAAACVPGATPTSVVDTCLALAKDGTRAAIEAVAEVASGYDEFEPALAPVRAAVAPFDTVGPDYRAPSLGARRPSRLHAIEELPVALAMLLIADGDYRQAVLGSVNYGRDCDSTATMSGAIAGALHGASPVPEDWSATVAEASRLDLHAPARALTEVAREIFTKDRARRRTHESAFTALTDAVE; this is encoded by the coding sequence ATGCCACCACTGGATCCGACACCGGGGAGCTCCCGGGCGAGCCGGCCGACGCTGACCCTCACCGACCGCGTGACGGGCGCCCTGGTCGGCGCGGCGGTCGGTGACGCCCTCGGCGGCCCCGTCGAGGGCTACTCCCCCGACCAGATCACCGAGCGCCACGGCGGCCGCGTCCGGGGCGTCGTCGGACCCTGGCACGGGGACGACTGGCGCACGGCCCGCCCCGTGGCCCCGTACCACAAGGGCGACGGCCACATCACCGACGACACCTTGCTGACGCACGCGCTGATCCGCGTGTACGCCACGGTCCGCGACCACCTCGACGCGTACGCGATCGCCGACCATCTGGTCCCCGACCTGATCACGACCCCCCGCTGGATCCCCGAACTCGAAGCCGACGCCCTCCCCCTGCACCGCCTCTTCCTCGCCGAGAAGTGGCTCGTGGCCCGCCTCCACTACGGCCACGTCGACCCGCGCGAGGCGGGCGCGGGCAACATCGTCAACTGCGGTGCCGCGATGTACATGGCGCCGGTCGGCCTGGTCAACGCGGCGAACCCGGCGGGCGCGTACGCCGAGGCCCTGGACGTCGCGGGCGCCCACCAGTCGTCGTACGGCAGGGAGGCGGCCGGGGTCTTCGCGGCGGCGGTGGCGGCGGCCTGCGTCCCCGGCGCGACGCCCACGTCGGTCGTCGACACCTGCCTCGCCCTGGCGAAGGACGGCACGCGCGCGGCGATCGAGGCGGTGGCCGAAGTGGCGTCCGGGTACGACGAGTTCGAGCCCGCCCTCGCCCCGGTCCGGGCGGCCGTCGCCCCCTTCGACACGGTCGGCCCCGACTACCGCGCCCCCTCCCTCGGCGCCCGCCGCCCCTCCCGCCTGCACGCCATCGAGGAGCTGCCCGTCGCCCTGGCCATGCTCCTGATCGCCGACGGCGACTACCGCCAGGCGGTCCTCGGCTCGGTGAACTACGGGCGCGACTGCGACTCGACCGCGACGATGAGCGGCGCGATCGCCGGCGCCCTGCACGGCGCGTCCCCCGTCCCCGAGGACTGGTCGGCGACGGTCGCCGAGGCAAGCCGCCTCGACCTCCACGCCCCCGCCCGCGCCCTCACGGAAGTCGCCCGGGAGATCTTCACCAAGGACCGCGCCCGCCGCCGCACCCACGAGTCGGCGTTCACGGCCCTGACGGACGCGGTCGAATGA